In Flammeovirgaceae bacterium 311, one DNA window encodes the following:
- a CDS encoding peptide chain release factor 3 (COG4108 Peptide chain release factor RF-3) → MAVPEELIKSKVVTEEIKKRRTFGIISHPDAGKTTLTEKLLLFGGAIQKAGAVKSNKIKQHARSDWMEIEKQRGISVATSVMGFEYKGCKINLLDTPGHEDFAEDTYRTLTAVDSVVMVIDCVKGVERQTEKLMEVCRMRNTPVMVFINKMDREGRDPYELLDEIEEKLAIRVKPLSWPIGMGKSFKGVYNLYLNRLMLFQPSRPELQSDVIEIKSLDDTQIDKEVGENPAKLLREEVSLVEEVYPDFDVQEYLDGKVAPVFFGSAVNNFGVRELLDCFIELAPPPRARATEERVITPDERDFTGFIFKIHANMDPKHRNRIAFLRVCSGKFERNVPYHHVRLDKAFRFANTTAFMAQEKEIIDEAWPGDIVGLYDTGNLKIGDTLSAGDKSLYKGIPSFSPEIFREVVNKDAMKTKQLEKGLSQLMDEGVAQLFSYEMGNRKVVGTVGALQFEVIQYRLKNEYGASCDFVGTNLYKACWITATSKKKLDEFVDSKYRYIARDKDGKLVFMAETRAWLQMVQDNFPDITFHFTSEF, encoded by the coding sequence ATGGCAGTTCCTGAAGAACTCATAAAATCTAAAGTAGTAACAGAAGAGATTAAAAAACGGCGCACTTTTGGCATTATCAGTCACCCGGATGCCGGTAAAACAACGCTTACTGAAAAGTTGCTGCTGTTTGGTGGTGCTATACAAAAAGCAGGCGCCGTAAAATCTAATAAAATAAAGCAGCATGCCCGCTCCGACTGGATGGAAATAGAAAAGCAACGGGGTATCTCCGTTGCTACCTCGGTAATGGGCTTTGAATACAAAGGCTGCAAAATTAACCTGCTGGACACCCCCGGCCACGAAGACTTTGCCGAAGACACCTACCGCACCCTTACAGCAGTGGATAGTGTGGTGATGGTGATTGACTGCGTAAAAGGTGTGGAGCGGCAAACTGAAAAACTGATGGAGGTGTGCCGCATGCGCAATACCCCTGTGATGGTGTTCATCAATAAAATGGACCGCGAAGGCCGCGATCCTTACGAGTTGCTGGATGAGATCGAGGAAAAGCTGGCCATACGGGTAAAACCACTTAGCTGGCCCATTGGCATGGGCAAAAGCTTTAAAGGAGTATATAACCTGTACCTGAACCGGCTGATGCTGTTTCAGCCCAGCCGGCCCGAGTTGCAAAGCGATGTTATTGAGATCAAGAGCCTGGATGATACCCAAATTGACAAAGAAGTAGGAGAAAATCCTGCAAAGCTTCTGCGTGAGGAGGTCTCGCTGGTAGAAGAGGTATATCCTGATTTTGATGTGCAGGAGTACCTGGATGGTAAGGTAGCGCCTGTATTCTTTGGCAGTGCTGTTAACAATTTTGGCGTGCGTGAGCTGCTGGATTGCTTTATTGAGCTAGCACCACCCCCAAGAGCACGCGCAACCGAAGAGCGGGTAATTACCCCCGACGAAAGAGATTTTACCGGTTTTATCTTTAAGATACACGCCAATATGGATCCCAAACACCGCAACCGCATTGCCTTTTTACGGGTGTGCAGCGGTAAGTTTGAGCGAAATGTTCCCTACCACCACGTGCGACTCGATAAGGCTTTCCGATTTGCCAACACCACAGCCTTTATGGCACAGGAAAAGGAAATTATTGACGAGGCCTGGCCTGGCGATATCGTAGGTCTTTACGATACCGGTAACCTGAAGATTGGCGATACCCTTTCTGCCGGCGATAAATCCCTTTACAAAGGCATCCCCAGCTTTTCTCCTGAAATATTCAGGGAAGTAGTGAATAAGGATGCCATGAAAACCAAACAGCTTGAAAAGGGACTAAGCCAGCTGATGGATGAGGGCGTTGCCCAGCTGTTTTCTTATGAAATGGGTAATCGTAAGGTGGTTGGCACAGTAGGTGCGCTGCAGTTTGAAGTTATTCAGTACCGACTGAAAAATGAATATGGTGCCTCCTGCGATTTTGTAGGCACCAATCTGTACAAAGCCTGCTGGATAACAGCCACCAGTAAAAAGAAGCTGGATGAGTTTGTAGACTCCAAATACCGTTACATAGCGCGTGACAAAGATGGTAAACTAGTCTTTATGGCAGAAACCCGCGCCTGGCTGCAAATGGTACAGGATAATTTCCCGGATATTACCTTCCATTTTACTTCTGAATTTTAA
- a CDS encoding dephospho-CoA kinase (COG0237 Dephospho-CoA kinase), translating to MTSQQQPGSKTAANHLPLKIGITGGIGAGKSTVCKVFAALGIPVYDADSRAKRLLVEDRELVVQIQHQFGAEAYFSDGSLNRVWLAAQVFSKPKELALLNSLVHPRVGLDFESWYQQQQQAPYILKEAALLFESGSYKNLDAVITVTAPQALRLRRTIMRDEHRSREQVEEIMQRQLPEEERIERSQFKIVNDEHSLVLPQVLRLHRQFLRRELPAAN from the coding sequence ATGACCAGCCAGCAACAACCCGGCAGCAAAACCGCCGCTAATCATCTTCCGCTAAAAATAGGTATTACCGGAGGCATTGGAGCAGGTAAAAGTACTGTTTGTAAGGTGTTTGCTGCCCTGGGTATTCCGGTGTACGATGCCGATAGCCGGGCAAAGCGCCTGCTGGTGGAAGATAGGGAGCTGGTGGTGCAGATACAGCATCAGTTTGGCGCAGAGGCTTATTTTTCTGATGGAAGCCTTAACCGGGTATGGCTCGCAGCCCAGGTATTCAGTAAACCTAAGGAGCTGGCGCTGCTTAACAGCCTGGTACACCCGCGTGTAGGGCTTGATTTCGAAAGCTGGTATCAGCAGCAACAGCAGGCGCCTTATATCCTGAAAGAAGCAGCCCTTTTATTCGAGTCGGGCTCCTACAAAAATCTGGATGCAGTTATTACGGTAACAGCGCCACAAGCCCTTCGTTTACGCCGCACCATTATGCGCGATGAACATCGCAGCCGTGAACAGGTAGAGGAAATAATGCAGCGCCAGCTGCCTGAAGAGGAGCGGATTGAACGCTCTCAGTTTAAGATAGTGAACGATGAACACAGCCTGGTGCTGCCCCAGGTACTTCGCCTGCACCGGCAGTTTTTAAGAAGAGAGCTGCCAGCAGCTAACTAA
- a CDS encoding hypothetical protein (COG4856 Uncharacterized protein conserved in bacteria) — MKRSEVLFRGLKRLFSTERGKWRVVALCVLGATTFWFFNALNKQYATRLNYPIEFLYDEQDVVVVNELPKKVSIVVSGGGWSLLRKTVLVSVNPIQILLENPASQKYITKASLSAIIADQLNEVRLNYVVTDTLFIDIERRISKKVRVHIDSTSISLTDGHRIVTPIQVTPDSVNFTGPTSFIGGLADSIILFVPVNQINSDFSQSIALTNLESRIVEVEPEQVQVGFNVREFSRHSRIVNIRPLNFPLNRPVQLRDTVAKVSYLMNRSEAEKLPSGSFTVVADYAELNRADSTIVLRLGNYPPQVDILRIEPESVKVRYDQPATTRQQNRR; from the coding sequence ATGGAGAGTGGTAGCCCTGTGTGTATTGGGGGCTACCACTTTCTGGTTTTTTAATGCCCTCAATAAACAGTACGCCACGCGCCTGAATTACCCCATTGAGTTTCTCTACGACGAGCAGGATGTGGTAGTGGTAAACGAATTGCCAAAAAAGGTGAGCATTGTGGTTTCCGGCGGTGGCTGGAGTCTGCTGCGAAAAACCGTTCTGGTAAGTGTTAATCCTATTCAGATCCTGCTGGAGAATCCTGCCTCTCAGAAATACATTACCAAAGCTTCCCTTAGCGCCATTATTGCTGACCAGCTCAATGAGGTGCGGCTTAATTATGTGGTAACCGATACTCTTTTTATTGATATTGAACGCAGGATCTCCAAAAAAGTAAGGGTACACATCGACAGCACCTCCATCTCGCTTACAGATGGTCACCGCATTGTTACACCCATACAGGTAACACCAGATTCTGTAAACTTTACCGGGCCTACTTCTTTTATCGGGGGCCTGGCCGACAGCATTATACTTTTCGTACCGGTAAATCAGATTAACAGTGATTTTTCACAATCTATTGCTCTAACAAATCTGGAGTCGCGTATTGTAGAGGTAGAGCCCGAGCAGGTGCAGGTAGGTTTTAATGTAAGGGAATTTAGCCGGCATAGCAGAATTGTAAACATCCGCCCCCTGAATTTTCCGCTTAACAGGCCGGTGCAGCTGCGTGACACCGTAGCAAAAGTCAGCTATCTGATGAACAGGTCAGAGGCAGAAAAGCTGCCATCCGGGAGCTTTACCGTAGTGGCCGATTATGCAGAGCTTAACCGTGCTGACTCCACGATTGTATTACGACTAGGCAATTATCCTCCTCAGGTAGATATTTTACGGATAGAGCCTGAATCTGTAAAAGTACGCTATGACCAGCCAGCAACAACCCGGCAGCAAAACCGCCGCTAA